ttttccagaatgccatagaGTTGGAATCATCAAGTATTTAGCCTTTGAGACTGGTCTTTGACTTAGCAATACGCATTTAAGGTTCTTCGAAGTCTTGTGGCTTAATAACTCACTTTTAATTGCCGAATAATCCATTGTGTGGGTGTGGCACAGTATACctgttcacctactgaaggagatttggattgcttccaagttttggcacttcagagaataaagctgctgtaaacatccgtgtgcaggtttttgtgtggacactaGTTTTAAGCTCTTTTGGGTACATACGAAGGAGCACAATTACTGATCTTATAGTGAGAGTGTGGTTAGTTCTGTGAGAAACTGCCAAGCTGTCCCACACAGTGCCTCCCATTTTGCATTCTGACCAAACAGTGAATGGGAGTTCGGTTGTCCCACATCCTTGCTAGCATTTGGTATTACTAGTGCTTTGGATTTTTTATATTCTATGTGATATGTAATAGTACCTTGTTTAAATTTGCAATTTCCTAATGACATAcaaagttgagcatcttttcagatccttttttttcttttttaaagattctatttatttattaacagcaCAAACACACGGAGAGGTAGCagcaggcagcgggagagggaaaaaagcaggctcctcgctgagcctggggcccagtgtggggttcagtcccaggacctgagctaaaggcagatgcttaactgactgggttTCCCAGCCACCgctcttttcacatttttaaattaggtttgaTTTCTTATTGCTACTAAGACatctttatattatatttcttattttaagtcCTTTACCATGGATgtgttttgcagatattttctctacTCTGTGActggtcttttcattctcttaacagtgtcttttacagagaagtttaattttaacaaagtccctctcatcatttttttctttcgtAGATCATGCTTTTGGTTTTATATCTGAAAAGTCAATCCAAGGATCCCTACATTTTTTCTTATGTCATCTTTAAGAAGGTTTGCATTTTACAGTTAAGTTTTGTGAAAGGTGtgaaaagtttgtttttattcttttcatttgtttgttttttcttatcaatGTCCCATTGTTCGgttccatttgttgaagactgtcCTTGCCATTGAGTTGCCTTTGCCTGTGTGTGTGGATGTTTTTCTGGGCGCTCCACTCTGTTCCAAGCACCTGTCTCTTTTGCCAGGCACCTTCTGTCTTAATCACTATAGCTTTAATAGTAAGTCTTGAGATTGGGTTGTGGCAatcctcaatttcctttttttccccctctttaatattttgttgactactctgggactcttggttttccagttttccatCCAAATTGTAGAGTCAACATGTTGGTATCCACAGAATAACTTCCTggcattttgattgggattgcattgagtcTGTCGATCAGTTTGGGAAGAACTGACCTCTTAACAGTATTGAGTGTTCTTACCCAAGATTATGGAATTTCTTTCCACTTCACATCTTACCTTGCTTGTTatctttcatcagaattttatactttttctcacATAGATCTTgtgcatattttgttagatttacacctaagaattaatttttttttgtctgctaatgtaaatggtcttgtgtttttaacttcaaattccacttgttcattgctggtatatatgaaagcaattgacttttaaattttttttatttaaattcaatctcgttaacatatagtgtacttTTAGTTTCATGGTTAGAATTTCGTGATTCATtggttgcatacaacacccagagctcatcccaacaagtgccctccttaataccccttACCCAGTCACCCCAACTTTCCCCTCTCCAgtaaccctctgtttgtttcctgtagttaagagtctcttgtgatttGCCTCCctgtctgtttctatttttccttcccttctcctatattcatctgttgtttcttaagttccacatgtgACTGAAACTATATGGTATTTGTgttcctctagttccatccatgtccttgcaaatggcaagattttgttctttttgatggctgagtaatgtgtgtgtgtgtgtgtacaccacatcttctttatccattcatctgttgatggacatctgggctctttcaatagtttgactataaacattggggtgcttttgccccttcaaatcactttGTGTACTTTGGATAAACATCTAATAGGGCAATTGCTAAGTCGTTGGGTtgttacatttttaactttttgaagagcctccatactgttttccagagttgcattcccaccaacagtgtaggaggattcccctttctccacatccttgccaacatctgttgtttcctgacttgttaattttagccattttgactgatgtaaggtggtatctcattgtggttttgatttgtatttccctgatgctgagtgatgtggagcccgttttcatgtgtctgttggccatttggatgtcttctttggtctgttcatgtcttctctccatttcttgactggatttttttgttttttggatgttgagtttgataaattctttataaattttgaatacTGGCCCTTTGTCTGATACATCATTGGAAAGCAATTGACTTCTGTATTTTAACTGTGTATCGTGCAGTCTTGCTATAATCACTTGACTAGTTTCAGGAGGGTGTGGGTGTGGGGTGTGAAGTCTTTGTATTTTCTGTAGacagtcatgtcatctgtgaacaaagttTTATTCTTTCCCAGGTTGTataccttttgtttccttttcttacctTATTTCATTAGTTTGGCCTTCCAGTATAGTATTGAATAGTAGTAGGAGgagggacatccttgccttgattccctgtcttctattttctcagtATTAATAtcatgttagctgtggatttttggagacattctttatcaagttgaggaagtccTCCTATTCCTAGTTTCCTGAGGGTTAATAATGAAGAGGtgtggattttgttaaatgttttttttcctcccttcataGATAtgaccatgtgattttttttctgttgatatGATGGATCaaattgattttctaatgttgAACCAGACTTGCGTACCTGAAATAAATCCTACATGATCctggtgtataatttttttaatatactgtttgcttttatttgctaatttttgttgaagatttttgtgtctgtgttcatgagagatactagtttgtagtttcttttcttgtagtattggttttggtgtcagggtaataaTGATCTCCTAGAATGATTTAGGAAGTATTCCTTCTAGTTTTACTTTCTGGAAGAGATTTTAGAGAATTGTGTAGTATTCCataaatgtttggttgaatttaCAGTGATTGGGATTGTTAGCAGTAGCCCTCCCTTCTTTCatctgatattggtaatttatgtcttctacctttttttctttgtttgcctgGCTAAGGGTGTATCTGTTTTattgatgttttcaaagaaacagacttggggtttattgatttaaaaaaaaaatcctggttttaattacattgatttctgctctaatttttattttttactacttcctttagggtttttttttatgattttatttgacacagagagagtcagtgagagaaggaatacaggcaggaggaatgggagagggagaagcagcctccctgagcaggaagctctgATGCAGAGCtctgttccaggatcctgggaccatgtcctgagccaaaggcagatgcttaaccaactgaaccacccaggcgcccctccttactttagatttgattttgttgttgttgcctaaaatggaagcttagattattgactttaatcttttttttctaatatttgcaTTCAgtactttattttccctttaagcAGCATCCCACACATTTTGCTACATTGTATTTTGTTGAGACTGGTCTCCTGTCATTTAGAATGTgtcatttaatctccatgtattttggcCTTCTTCAGCTAtcttctgttactgatttttaattccattgtggtctgagaacatacttggtataatttttatttttaaaaatttgttgtgtGTTGTGGCCCAGAATTATTCTGTCTTGATGAGTGTTCCATATGAGcttaagaagaatgtgtgttGCACTATTACTGGGCAAAATTGTATGTGGACGTCTGTTGTATGGTAATTGATGGTGGTGTTGAGTGTGCCATGTCTGGACTGAATGTCCGCATCTGTCAGATCCTTGTTGCCCTGCTGCTGGATCGGCCCATTACTGATGGAGAAGTGTTGAAGTCACCAGCTGTGATAATGGAATTGTTTATTTCTCCCTGCAGTTCTGTTAGGTTGTGTCTCACCTGTGTTGATCAGGCACACATACGTTAAGGATAATTGTGTCTTCTTGGTCAGTCgatttctttatcattatgtaatgctgCTCTTTATGCCTGataattttccttctctgaaatctGCTTTGTCTGAAATTCATGTAGCTACTCCATTGTTCCTGTGATTAGTGttactttggatttttttaaatgtatcctaGCATTTAACTTGTTGATATTtaagttgtttcatttttcaccaaaatataattcacaggggcgcctgggtggctcagtgggttaagccgctgccttcggctcaggtcatgatcccagggtcctgggatcgagccccgcatcgggctctctgctcagcagggagcctgcttccttccctctctctgtctgcctctctgcctgcttgtcatctctctctgtcaaataaataaaaaatctttaaaaaaattaaaaaatatataattcacaaAGCATAATAGttgccattttaaagtgtactcTTCtctggtttttagtatatttactgTGTATATGGTACATAGGTCACTTCTGTCTAATTCCAGAATGCTTCCGTCACCTGAAAAATAAACCTCTTAGTTCCAATTCTTCCCTCCCCTTATTCCCCGGCAATCatgaatctactttctgtttttatggatttgccttttctggaacaTCTCATATCAGTGGAATTGTATAACacgtgaccttttgtgtctggcttcctttaaCCTGAGAGTAgaatgttttcagacttcactcGTGTTGTAGAATGTaacagtttattcctttttatggttgtgtAAGAGGCTCTTCCACATtttatgtatccattcatcagttgatggacgttGGGTATATACTCTTTTGGCTGTTACGAGCAGCGCTGCCCTGCACATTCATGTACACGTTGTGGCAGGAACATCTGTTATCAGTTCTGTCGGTGTCATACCCCTAGACTTAGAACTGCTGGGTAATTGTACGTGTGTAACTTCTTGAGGAGCTACTGAGCTGTTTGCTGCCTTAGCCACACTATTTTATGTTCTAACTGGCAATACAGGAGGGTtccagcttctctgccttcttgccagcacttttcttcttcttcttttttttctttttctttttcttattttaccatAGTTGTCCTAGTGGGTGTGACGTGGCATCTGCATGTGCTTTTGATTCGCATTTCCCCAATGACTAAGGATGTCGAACATCCCGACGTGTGCTCTTGACCGTCTGtgtatcatctttggagaaatgtctattcaaaagTCTTTGGcttgtttttaaattaggttgtctttttgttgttgagttctaAGAGTATATTTGCATATTCTGGTTATTAGGTCCTTGTCAGACAAATGATTTGCAGATactctctcccattctgtgggttgtctttcaCGTTCTCCGTAGTGTCCTTTGACACacgaaagtttttattttgatcaagTTCAGCTTATCTAATATTTCTTACTGCTTTGTGTATCATGTCTAAGAAAGCTTTGCCTGATCCAAAGTCATACAGATTTTCACCTGTTTTCTCTGAGAGTGTTACAGTTTTTactcttacatttaaatctttgatccattttgagttatatttttgtgtatgtgtgaagTTGCTGttccaagttcattcttttgcatgtagatattcACTTGTCCCAGTAGTAGGCACTCGAAAAGACTGTTTTCCCCCCCATTAAATGGTCTTGGCATCCTTgtgaaaaatcagttgaccataaatgTATGGGTTGTAAATACGTTCTTTTTGAATACTTGGGAAATCTACACTATAAAGTAAAACCATTCCTGAAGCAGTAAAACCATTCTTGGTAAGTGAAATGGGTCTCTATTATGGCACTGTGAGTTTGGGTTTGCTTTTCACAGCAAAAGCTGCCTAACCCAGTATTCACAGATGTTCCGAGTTATTTAGTCATGTGTTACgcagcttttgtttatctgagaacaAATGCATAAATGGTAAGTTGAGTACTAATATTACCTAATAGCTTTTGTTCACTAAGGCTAAgttatatgatttatttatttaagattttatttgagagtgagagagtgtgggagcaggaggaagggacagagggagaagcaggctccttgctcagcagagcgACAGATGTGGAACTCAAACCCAAGAgactgggatcatggtctgagccaaaggcagatgcttaaccaactgagccacataggcaccccagTTATACAATTTAGAATGCCATCATGAAGTTCAGAACTTCAACAATGTGTAACTGAGGCAGGGAAAGTGATCGACCTAAAGGTATACAGTTGGTGAGTAGGATGGCCAGGATTATGAACTGAGACCCCCTCCCATGACGTACCTCATAACTATGATGTAAGGTCTGAGATGGTCTCAGGAGAGAAAGGTCCAGGCTAATTTGGTCACCAGTGTAAGAAGCAGGTGGCTTTCTGTAGATGACTGTGAAATTACGGTTTGGTATGAAGTCCTTCTCTCCGACACTATCAGGGTCAGTCTGGTTGATTAACTAAGAAAATCAGTTTAAACAAGTACTCTTAGGGAATGGTACATAcagtttttagcattttatttggaaaaaaatatatgtacgtTTATTCTCCATTGAAGCAGTGCCAGGTCTTTTCTCTGGAAACTGGCCTGCAGATTAGATTTCTGAGTTGTCACGGCACTTGGGTTGCTCAATAGGTTAGGCATCtactttcggttcaggtcatgacctcggggtcctgggatggagtcccgcattgggctccctgttcagcagggcatctccttctcccattgcccctttccctgctcatactgtctgtgtctcaaataaataaaaagaatcttttagaaaaaagctTTCTACGTTGTCTTTTTTTGCAttcagtttcagtttctttaactGAATTGAGTGAGAATCCTGTGATCACCCCCTCCCTACCTGGTACGTGGTCAGCACCCATACCTAACTTAGcaaaaattttctttgatttctttgtatcaaatctttccaaagtagctgtgttagttttaaaaagaacagtgatttttttttttgcagtcatATTTTGTTGGTTTACATAGTGTTTAATGAAGCTATATAATTATGAAGTAAGTGTAGGTGTCCTTAACTAGTTTGGGAATCATCATATTTGATTCTTGCTGACTAAACAGGTCAGGGAGTAGCAGAGTCACAGGGGAAGTAGATAGTAATTTATTGCCTCTAAGCATATAAGCCTACCGGGGCATCACAGTATTGTAAAGGGGAAACACAGCATAGCTAATCCTGTGAGACCAATACTTGGAAATAGGTTATGAAAGATTTGGAACATCTGTTCAATGGGACACTCAGCATgcacataaaatattaatagaaatgtaTGTGTTTTACATAAAGACATTCAAGTTATATTTTtagatgggaattttttttaatagaatgggtttttattttttatttttcttattcttttttttaagattttatttatttatttgacagagagagagaggtcacaaggaggcagagagacaggcagagagaggggggaaagtaggctcctggctgagcagagagcctgatgtgaggcttaatctcaggaccctgagatatgacctgagccaaaggcagaggcttaacccactgagccacccaggtgcccctagatgggAAATAGTTTAGAAGAGCATGAgtattaagtgtgtgtgtgtgtgtgtgtgtgtacacatatgtgtgtgtacacacatacatagagaAGGTCTGGGGTTTCCATTCAAGATGGTGGCATAGGAGGATCTTGAACTCATCTCTTCTGTGAAATACACACTGAATCTATAGCTCCATATGGAAAAATTTCCTGTGGAAAAAACCCTACAACTAGCTGAGTGACTCCTACACATTAGGTGAGTAAGGAAAAAAACCTATGTTGAAGTAAGAATCAGTCTTGCCATAAACCCCACCCCTGGTACAGAGACCTGGGATTGGGAGGGTACTTACAACCTCAGGCTTCTCCCTGAGGAGCAaagggtttgagccccacttctGGCACCCCAACTTTCAAGACGTACATCTAAGAGACAAGACCCCAAAACATCCAGCTTTGAAAGCCATCAGAGCTTGCACCCATGAGACCCACAAGGCTATAGCAAACTGAGAAACAGTTCTTAAAGCAGTCGCATGAGTAGACTGACCCACCCTGGAACTCAGCACAGAAGCAGCAGACTGAAATGCGTTCAGATTTCTGTGAAAGAGGCTCATTTGCTTATCTTAAAGCCCTGAGGGGCAGGCATCTAATTTAACATGGATCTGGAGGCCTAGTAAGGGATTCTGCAAAGATGGAGCTGACGGGTGCCATCTTTGTgctgtccctctgcctcactTCTGCTTTCTGGTATCTCCTGGAAAGGAGCTTGAATGCTCGTATGATGCCCCGAGGTTTGCAGTTGCTACCCAAGGGAATACCTCTAGATCACCTGGCTCTAGCGGCCAGCAAGAATCACACTCACGATAGTGAGTATCGCAGTATTTACAACAACCAAGACTTGGAAATAACTAAAGTGTCCACCCACCGGgtgcatggataaagaaaatatgtgtgtatacgatggaatattactcaaccataaaaagaaggaagtcttgccatttgcaacaacatggatggaccttgaggatattgtgctgagtgaaataagtcagacagagaaagagaaatactgtatgatctccctcacatgtggaatctaaaaaacaaaacaaaatgaagtcatagagaacagattggtggttgccagaggcgaGGTTGTGGAGGAAATAGATGAAGGGGTCCAgtggtataaacttccagttaatAAGATAAgccctggggatgtaatgtacatcATAGTGACTGTAGTAAATAATACTGTgtattattgtatattttattattttttattagaaatataatgtattattagccccagggttacaggtctgtgaattgtcaggcttacacacttcccagaactcaccatagtacataccttccccaatgtccacaaccccaccaccctctccctacacccctccccccagcgaccctcagtttgttttgtgagattaagagtctcttatggtttgtctccctcctaatccaatcttgtttcatttttttttcttccctacccccacaccccccactttgcctctcaaattcctcatatcagggagattgtatgataattgtctttctctgattatttcactcagcataccctctagttccatccacgtcattgcacatggcaagatttcatttcttttgatggctgcatagtatattattatatatttatttatttttaaaaagattttatttatttatttgacagagatcacaagtaggaagagaggcaggcagagagagaggaggaagcaggctccctgctgaggagagagcctgatgtggggctccatcccaggaccctggaatcatgacctgagacgaaggcagaggccttaactcactgagctacccaggtgccctatattattatatatttaaagttgCTAAAGCTTAAGAGTTCttagcacaagaaaaaaatgtgtatgtttggtgatggatgttaactagtcttagggtgatcatttcacaacagataaaaatatggaatttttatgttgtatgcctgaaactaacgTGTCCATTATatgtcagtttctttaaaaagtaattgatattttattttttaaaaatttatttatttatttgacagacagagatcacaagtaggcagagaggcaggcagagagagagacagggaagcaggctccctgctgagcagaaagcccagtgcggggcttgaacccataaccctgggatcatgacctgagctaaagacagaggccttaacccactgaaccagccaggcaccccaaaagtaatttatattttaaagagaaagactagggcacctgggtggctcagtcagttaagcgtctgccttcggttgaggtcttgatttcagggtcttggaatgaaccctggcatcaggctcccagctcagcagagagcctgtttgtccctctgcccctcctcccactcattctctcagtctctctctctcaaataaataaaatcttaaaaaaaaaaaaaaagtaaagagaaagaccAAAACAAAGTCTGGAAGGATGTGAATCGCTGTGTTAaatagtgaagaaaaataaacaaacatcaaCAGTGCTTAACTGCAGAGCATTAAAgagtgggtgatttttttttttctctcttacataAGTATTTCTTGGTTGGTTGAAAGTTTGACAGTGAACatttgttacttttaaaattaagaagaaaaagctgTTTCTATTTTGAGAAGAGCCTCTTTGAAAtgtataattaaaagaaataaaatgcctgTAGAGTTAGGCAACAGGAGAGAATGGTCTTGGTGAGGGGCCCCCTTTCCCATAATCTTAGGAAGTGAGCAGACCCCCTGATGTCCCTGTGTGTGTTCCCCTGCAGTAATACGGcctcttattctttctctgatCTCATTTTTCTATGTAAAATGTGGTATCAGTgcaatcattttttctttctggtttgatTTTCAGGAAGATTTTGACGTCGATCATTTTGTGTCTGACTGTAGGAAGCGTGTCCAGCTGGAGGAACTAAGAGGAGATCTGGAACTCTACTATAAACTTCTTAAAACAGCCATGGTCAAGCTCATCAACAAGGATTACACAGATTTTGTCAACCTTTCCACAAACTTGGTAAACCTGAAATTCACAagtcctacacacacacacacacacacacacacacactttctctctcctttatatttattaaaagggCAGAGTTTTTAGAAACCTTTCAGTTGATTACCCCACCAACCCCACCAGAAACTTGAAGAAATTAACaatttcattaataaaagaactaaactttttggaatacatttttttgtttgttttagtttttattcatttaaggcTGCTCTAGTTTGATTATGTTTCAAATTCATTAGTCAACAGTGAAAAGTAAAGGATAATAATACCCAAGGGGTTGTTTTATTAGTTGCTAAATGATTACCCTGAAGTCTTCCTTGATTTAGACTAATTTGTAGGAGCAAATGTCCACCACTCTTACAATGTTTAATTTACTCCCAGGTATATCTGTTAGCCAGAGCTAGGTTGAGGGAACATTGGCCAATattgatatttaaaaagtttggttttataaaaatataagaatgattTGCAGTGAGCTTATCAGTTGTTTGTAAAAGCTGTTtagaaatgttgaattttgttactTGGCAGAAAATTCTCCTTGTTGatgcttcattttgttttaaatctgtttGTCCAGAGAAGCACAGAAAGTTGCAGCTCCGTGGGAATTTCAAGAAGCATTAAAATTAATGATGCACATTTGTTTTTGGGAAATATGCCACTAAGATAAATATCCCAATAGGATTAATAACctagaaaattttacttctgtttaatttctatttttctcaaggGTTATAATAATGTTTAAGAGAGATGTAGCCCGTCAGACTTTCACATCAGCTGGCTGAGTATCATCAATTACAGACAGAGAACTGTTCACCTTCTGTGAAAATTTTTcacattcatttaaaatgtcaTCTAAAGGCAAATTGTTCCTAAGGAAACTTTCGTTTCTCATGACTTCccttatttttatagtttcatgtatttcaacagatttttttcatattctatgaGCAACATTAATGGCCAAATAACACTTATGTTGTTTAGCTAGTTATGTAGCAAAATACGGTTGTgccaaaaaaataacttaaatccAGTACTGCTTTGATCATTAAATAGATACGTCACTATTACTCCTTATCATGATGTGTTTGTGCCAACCTGGTTTTGCCTTTAGGTTGGCATGCACAAAGCCCTCAATCAACTTTCTGTGCCTTTGGGACAGTTACAAGAAGAAGTTCTGGTAAGTCTCCAATTAATGAAAACAGTCTGCTGTGACGCATGTTGTCCTCGTCGGCTTTTCTCTTAAGAATTCTTTTCATCTGTTAGTTTGGTGGTACTGGTGGTTGTATTTTAATGGTTCATGATTATAATATTCACCTTCAGAAGAGTtgtaaatgattttgtttttgcatatgctaaaaacctaaaaaaacatGTTCGATTTGAAGAAGACATATTCTCAGAGTAGACAACCTTAAAATGTCAGGGGAGAGGAAGCATATTTCCAAATTCAACTTATTAATGCCACTTTGTGCCACTTTGGTCATATGTAAGTGGTTTCTAACTTACGAATGACTTGTATTTTAACAGTTTGTAATCTTGTAAATATCCCCCCCCCCACGTAATCTACGTGTGGTTAGGTTCCTGGGCTGATCTACAAAAGCTGTGTAATCCCTAATGGAACTGAaggataatataaataaaatgtaatacttaat
This Neovison vison isolate M4711 chromosome 2, ASM_NN_V1, whole genome shotgun sequence DNA region includes the following protein-coding sequences:
- the LOC122900549 gene encoding conserved oligomeric Golgi complex subunit 2-like, whose product is MERSRMNLPKGPDTLCFDKDEFMKEDFDVDHFVSDCRKRVQLEELRGDLELYYKLLKTAMVKLINKDYTDFVNLSTNLVGMHKALNQLSVPLGQLQEEVLSLRSSVSEGIRQ